From Camelina sativa cultivar DH55 chromosome 5, Cs, whole genome shotgun sequence:
CATCTACACAATGATTAGTCCCGCCCTTacttgaaagagaagaaagaaaacacaacttGGAGTGAAGAAACATCTCATCAGCAGATGAAGTTTGAACCGTCCAATCCAATTTACAACTTTTGTTTGGGATCATATCTCAGTGATCTCAATCATACATACACATGGTCCCTTAATATGATTCAGATGAAGCGATTTTGTTGTGGGTGTAGGGATACATATAtgtacaaaagaaagagagacctCATGGATCAATTTGATcacaaagacaaaatagccaaaATACACTTTTTGtactcttcttccttttttgtttttgttcacaAGACCATAAAAAATAGTCATCACATTTTCAAAACTTTGTTCACATgacaaatctttgattttgaggTTGTGCAGTTTTAataaagagaaccaaaaaaaaaaaaaaaaaaacgtaataaATAATTGTGTCACTGTGGAGAGACTCAAAAGGGACTTTGAATATTGAAAAAATCCCTAATTCTCTATTACGATTTCTTCAGAGAATCTCTCATTTTAGACAATGTCGGTTACGGTAAGCAGTCTCGATTCCATCTTTGTGTGTTCTTAGATTCGTCTTTGCGTTtgacctttttcttcttcttcttcgttgattTGAGATCTAAATGGGAGTTTCATTGCGTTTGCTACTGAGAACTATAGATATCTTGCtaagattttgtgattttgattatATGATGAAGTCTTAGATCTCTCTCTTTACTGTGTGTTGTGTTGGTGTTATGAAccaacaaaaaaggaaaaagttaaaCTTTTTGAAATCTCTACACTTTTTCCAGATCCTATTCCCCAGATGTTAATTGGAAAGTATATTGATCTCACTTTACATTACAGGATGCTTTCATTGATTCGGATCAAACTCATCACAACATTCTGATGGATTCACACTCAACTGTCTCCGGTGTAAGAACACCTAACAACATTTCTTCACTGTGTTGCCATTGCCACAAAAGGCTTTGTTTAATTGATTTCGTTTTTCTTGGTACTCTTTGTTGTTTGGTTGGTGCAGGTGAAAACTGTCAAGATTAGTAATGTTTCACTTGTTGTTTCTAAGAAAGATatcaaagagttcttttctttctctggtGACATTCAATACGTCGAGATCCGAAGGTTTTGTAAACATCTTGTTCTTtatctcattgtttttttaaaaagatgactCTTTGCTAACATCTAATGTTTTCTTTAAATCACACAGTGAGACACAAGAATCTCAGGTTGCTTATGTTACTTTTAAGGATCCACAAGGTGCAGAAACTGCAATGCTCTTAACGGTATTTTCTTATTATACTTTTGCTTTTGCCCTTATGCATCATTCTGGAGGGGGTATAGTAATGTGTCTTACAGCTAAATATATGTCCTCCAGGGAGCTGTCATTGCAGATCATCGTGTTAGTATTACTCCTGCTGTCAACTACGAGCTGCCACCTGAAGCCCTTGCACTTGAATCGGTAGACAACTaactcttttgctttttattgaTTGGTTACTCTACGAGTTTTATTAATCTTGTCTTCTGCTTTGTAGCAGGAACATTCGTTTAACGGTTTCTCTGTCAAGAAAGCTGAAGATGTTGTGAACATCATGGTTGGAAGGGGTTATGCTCTTGGAAAAGATGCGATGGAGAAAGCTAAAGCATTTGACGACAGACACAATTTGATCTCAAACGCTTCAGCTACCATTGCCTCGCTTGACGATAAGATGGGTCTGAGTGAGAAGCTAAGCATAGGAACAACTGTGGTGAATGAGAAGTTGAGAGATATCGACGAGCGTTATCAAGTGAGGGAGATTACGAAATCTGCTTTAGCAGCTGCTGAAGAGACTGCTATCAGCGCAAGAACAGCTTTAATGGCGAACCCTTATGTGTCAAGTGGAGCTTCGTGGTTTTCAAACGCGTTTGGTGCTGTTACAAAAGCGGTTAAAGAGAGAACTGAGAatggaggagaaggaagaaaggAGATCATCCAACTTGATCCTTCTTCACCTAAAGATCCTGCTGTTGTTCCTGTTAAGCTCGGCTGATGCAGATCTCACCGAATCAAGTTTTTCAATTTGCTTCTCAACTCAATTCTTTTGATAGGTTTGCTGttcatagatatatatatgctttcatttactaaagaaaagataaaaagacaTAAACCAGAAAAGGTGTTGTTACATTCAGACAGCATTTGTCCTCTCTCAAAAGAGATTATTAACAcattcaagaaaaataaaagtagcAAATGACTTGCAGGACAATTAGAAATTGGTCTCAGTTACTGAGTTGAAGAAACTTCTGAGCCATTGGATGCTTAGCGTGCGAAAGCTCACTCGGTTTAAGAACTTCAACAATCTCACCATCAACAACAAGGCAAACGACATCAGCAACTTTCTGAATCTGCTTGATACTATGAGAAACCATCACAGTCGTAATCCCTCTCTGCTTCTTCAGTCTCACTATAACATCCTCAATGTTCTCTGTCGATATCGGATCCAGAGCGCTTGTTGGTTCATCCAACAACAACACCTCAGGCTCATTGGCTAGAGTCCTAGCAAGTGCTACTCGTTGAGCTTGACCCACAGATAACTCTGCACCAGTCTTCTTAGCAAAAGAAGCATCAAGATCAGCAAGACTTAACAGCTTATAAACCTCTTCGTCATTTAGCTTCTCCCCTCTCAAATTCGGACCATATCTCACATTATCTGCAACAGTCCCTGTGACCACCAAACCAGACATCAACAAAAACCTACGGAAactattaaactaatctaattCCAAAATCTTGATATTACCTTGAAAGAGAACAGGAAGCTGGAAAAGCATTCCAACTCTACGACGAAGAGTGATAACATCAACCTTGGTTATGTCTTCACCATCCAAGAAAACAGTTGACTCCGGCGGTTCCCAAAGACGATTCAGAGATCTCAAAAAAGTTGACTTCCCACTTCCACTAGGTCCAATCACACCAACGATCATACCTTTCGGTATATCAATACTGACTCCTTTCAAGATCCGAGATCCATCATCGGCGACTCGGGTCAGATCATGTACACGAATCTTTGGTTCTTCTGAACCGGACGACACAACAACGTCCACAAGATGTTCTCGTAACCCATCGGACTCGTTAGACCAAAGTGATGGCATTATCGCctttaaagttttcaactttttttgatcaaaaaagaCTTTGTGTCCGTATGAGACGCACCACAACAGGTTCCAAAGAAGATTAGGAATCAGTCTATAGATGTAGACATTTTAATATTCTTTCACCACTCACATTATATGGCCTATCAAgacttcttgttttgtttaaaaaaacaaaaaaaaaaaaaactcaactttaaGGAATCTTCTCAGGATTAAGTCTTCAATTCAGGTCTCCAATTGTATTTGTTTCAGCAAACCAGAGAAGATACACTTCAGACAAAATCGAAACTTTCCAAACTATAGTAACAGagatgtaaattaataaatgtcGCAGAGGAGGCGAAGAGATGTGAAGAAGTATCAGGTGAGAGTGCTCTGCGAACTCTGGTCAACCTTATCCTGAACAAAATCATGCGACACACCAAAGTCAGTGGATATCTGAGTAGCATTAGGCGTTTCTCCTGACAgcttcaagttttttttattttaagaacaTGTGGGCTACTTTTCATAGGTGTTGCAGCATCAACCAAGATATTGCTTGGAAGTCCTTGAGAAAAGTCTTTCATGTTAGACTTCTTTTCAACTGGATTTGGCAATGAACCAGAAGTTAATGGTTGGTAGCTTTTACCAGCATTACTAGCACCAGAGAGGAGTTTGACACCATTTTCAGGACCATGAGCCTCACTAGCATGAAAGGGTATAATAGCCTTTGTTATCTCTTCCTGGCTGACACCACAGTGGTTCATTCCAGGCCTACAGGAGAAGTTTAGGAAGGATGGTAAGAAGATGTGATAATATGAGAACCTGAAGGTTCTGCACAAGGTTGAATGACCAAATCCAGAAAGTAAGTAGAAGCCTTGTCAAAACAATTTTACATCTTTACTGCTTGACCCAGTTGTTCTAGGGAACAAGACCTAACACGATTAAAAAGACTTCAACTATAAACAACTATGAAACTTATTTCAAACTAACCATGATAGCGACTAAAAAGGATTAGTGCTTGAATCAAGAAAAGAGCACAGGATACAAACCTTGAATAGGAGATATATTAAAAAGCGAGGTTAAATGGAATAACTAGATACTTACAGCCACGTTTGCATGCTACACAGCCACTTATCAGGCAGCTTCTCAGTATTCAGGCCAAGGGGCAGTAGTCGCCATGTCCCACAACTATCACATGGCACCCAATTTTCACGGTGAACAATGGTGGAAGCAGGTGCAACCGCGAAATCAAACCCAACGTCCATACTATTGTGACCTATATAAATTTATCCCAAGAACTATTTTTAGACGGCTGTGGTACTCAACTCACTGATGTATTCACTACATAAACTAGTAATAGCAGTACAAATACTTCTAATTTATTCAAACCCACCAGCTGAAATCAAAGGAAGCAgatgcaaaatcaaaaattaagtatatcaaagaacaaaattgtcACAGAAGGATGTAAATAAATACAAACCCATGTCTAAAAATATTCACAAGATCAAGCCAAATTCATTGAAGCATTTCATTTTGTCTGCATCAACAACTACAAGCTCTAGACTCATCAAACATGTGGTTTGCATCAACAACTACAAGCTCTAGACCTAAAACACTTCTAATCATTCAAACATGAACTCATTTCAAACTCTAAAGCAGTATCACCTAAATCATAATTCTCAActcaaagagagaacaaaacaaatttgaacaAACCCAGCTGAAATCAAAGGAAGCAGATGTAGAATCAAAAATTAAGTatatcaaagaacaaaattgtcACAGAGGGATGTAAATAAACACAAACCCATGTCTAAAAACATTCACAAGATCAAGCCAAATTCAAAACATTCACAAAATCAAGCCAAATTCATTGAAGCATTTCATCTGGTCTGCATCAACAACTACAAGCTCTAGACTCATCAAACATGTGGTTTGCATCAACAACTACAAGCTCTAGACCTAAAACACTTCTAATCATTCAAACATGAACTCATTTCAAACTCTAAAGCAGTATCACCTAAATCATAATTCTCAActcaaagagagaacaaaacaaatttggacAAACCCAGCTGAAATCAAAGGAAGCAGATGCAGAATCAAAAATTAAGTatatcaaagaacaaaattgtcACAGAGGGATGTAAATAAACACAAACCCATGTCTAAAAACATTCACAAGATCAAGCCAAATTCAAAACATTCACAAAATCAAGCCAAATTCAATGACGCATTTCATCTGGTCTGCATCAACAACTACAAGCTCTAGACTCATCAAACATGTGGTTTGCATCAACAACTACAAGCTCTAGACCTAAAACACTTCTAATCATTCAAACATGAACTCATTTCAAACTCTAAAGCAGTATCACCTAAATCATAATTCTCAActcaaagagagaacaaaacaaatttggacAAACCCAACTTAAATCAAAGGAAGCAGATGCAGAATCAAAAATTAAGTatatcaaagaacaaaattgtcACAGAGGGATGTAAATAAACACAAACCCATGTCTAAAATCATTCACAAGATCAAGCCAAATTCAAAACATTCACAAGATCCAGCCAAGTTCATTGAAGCATTTTCATCAAACATGTGGTCTGCATCAACAACTACAAGCTCTAGACTCATCAAACATTTGGTTTGCATCAACAACTACAAGCTCTAGACCTAAAACACTTCTAATCATTCAAACATGAACTCATTTCAAACTCTAAAGCAATATCACCTAAATCATAATTCTCAActcaaagagagaacaaaacaaatttggacAAACCCAACTGAAATCAAAGGAAGCAGATGCATAATCAAAAATTAAGTAtagcaaagaacaaaattgtCATAGAGGGATGTAAATAAACACAAACCCATGTCTAAAAACATTCACAAGATCAAGCCAAATTCAAAACATTCACAAGATCCAGCCAAGTTCATTGAagcatttcatcaaacatgtGGTATGCATCAACAACTACAAGCTCTAGACTCATCAAACATGTGGTTTGCATCAACAACTACAAGCTCTAGACCTAAAAAACTTCTAATCATTCAAACATGAACTCATTTCAAACTCTAAAGCAGTATCACCTAAATCATAATTCTCAActcaaagagagaacaaaacaaatttggacAAACCCAGCTGAAATCAAAGGAAGCAGATGCAGAATCAAAAATTAAGTatatcaaagaacaaaattgtcACAGATGGATGTAAATAAACACAAACCCATGTCTAAACACAGAGAGAACTTACCAAAACGATGATCGGACACCAACCAAATCAATCTGAGATGATCGGAGCTGTTAGAGAGATCAAAGCTATTAGAGAGAACTTACCAAAACGATGAAGCGATGAGAGATGAACGAGAGANGAAATCAAAGGAAGCAGATGCATAATCAAAAATTAAGTAtagcaaagaacaaaattgtCATAGAGGGATGTAAATAAACACAAACCCATGTCTAAAAACATTCACAAGATCAAGCCAAATTCAAAACATTCACAAGATCCAGCCAAGTTCATTGAagcatttcatcaaacatgtGGTATGCATCAACAACTACAAGCTCTAGACTCATCAAACATGTGGTTTGCATCAACAACTACAAGCTCTAGACCTAAAACACTTCTAATCATTCAAACATGAACTCATTTCAAACTCTAAAGCAGTATCACCTAAATCATAATTCTCAActcaaagagagaacaaaacaaatttggacAAACCCAGCTGAAATCAAAGGAAGCAGATGCAGAATCAAAAATTAAGTAtagcaaagaacaaaattgtCACAGAGGGATGTAAATAAACACAAACCCATGTCTAAAAACATTCACAAGATCAAGCCAAATTCAAAACATTCACAAGATCCAGCCAAGTTCATTGAagcatttcatcaaacatgtGGTCTGCATCAACAACTACAAGCTCTAGACTCATCAAACATGTGGTTTGCATCAACAACTACAAGCTCTAGACCTAAAACACTTCTAATCATTCAAACATGAACTCATTTCAAACTCTAAAGCAGTATCACCTAAATCATAATTCTCAActcaaagagagaacaaaacaaatttggacAAACCCAGCTGAAATCAAAGGAAGCAGATGCAGAATCAAAAATTAAGTAtagcaaagaacaaaattgtCACAGAGGGATGTAAATAAACACAAACCCATGTCTAAAAACATTCACAAGATCAAGCCAAATTCAAAACATTCACAAGATCCAGCCAAGTTCATTGAagcatttcatcaaacatgtGGTATGCATCAACAACTACAAGCTCTAGACTCATCAAACATGTGGTTTGCATCAACAACTACAAGCTCTAGACCTAAAAAACTTCTAATCATTCAAACATGAACTCATTTCAAACTCTAAAGCAGTATCACCTAAATCATAATTCTCAActcaaagagagaacaaaacaaatttggacAAACCCAGCTGAAATCAAAGGAAGCAGATGCAGAATCAAAAATTAAGTatatcaaagaacaaaattgtcACAGATGGATGTAAATAAACACAAACCCATGTCTAAACACAGAGAGAACTTACCAAAACGATGATCGGACACCAACCAAATCAATCTGAGATGATCGGAGCTGTTAGAGAGATCAAAGCTATTAGAGAGAACTTACCAAAACGATGAAGCGATGAGAGATGAACGAGAGAGACAATGAAACGATGAAGCGATGAGAGATTCTTAGAGAtcaaagtgagagagagaaaagatatgtagaaacatatataaataggAAATTTCTAGGttgaaaatgtcaaaaatacCCTGAAGAAAACCAAAGAATTACATCAACCCAGAAATTTCCTATTTATATATGCTTTTACATATCTATGTTCTTGGTTGCTTGCAGCCAGTGCTTGCCCACCCATAAGACGAGCAAAGCAGCCACTTTaggccacacaaaaaaaaaaacactttagaGGATAAATAACGTATTATTATTGCTACATAATAACATAAATGCAAGCTAGTTATTGTAAATGCTAACATAAATGCAAGCTACATTATCAAATAATATTGTAAATGTTGTAATCATATAGtattattatgataaattataGTTCCCTCTTCACATTCAAACATGTAAATAGCATTTTTCTCAATTCTATGATTCTAGTGTTATTTGTTATATGGAATAACTAAAAAAGTTAgaattctttttgaaaaatatatcaaataatattttaaataattatctaaataaaataagaaatagtttagttaaatttgttatattaactaaaaaatattaatatattttatttacaatgttttaaatTGCTTTAGGCCTCTAAATTCCTTGGACCGGCCCTGCTTGCAGCTGCGGAAAGAAGTCATGAGATTACGAAACGTGCTCAGGTATGTATATATGCCTCGTTTACTACATTTCAGATTCATTCAGGTTTCATATGAACTTTGAATGTTcttcattcatatatatatatattatttttcaggAGAATGAGTGGTTTAGATGACGATGTGAGTTACACTGAGCTGGAAGCACTTAAAAGTCATCTAAAGGATGTCAAGGTCATTGTGGTggacaacaaggtgaagaatGAATTTACTTCCTTCTTTTGTTATTGTAAAATGTTAGTAATTCTCAAAACCTATCTTGTATGACTATATATTCCAGAACAAGATAAAGCTAGAAGAAGATGATACGCTGCTCAAACaggtaaaaatgtttttttttttcttttcttttttcttttctaggcTTCTTAATTAGCTTTCCCCTGCATTTAGTTACTTGACATAAATCGCAAACCCTATGATTCTTGCAGAAGAAGGAAGCAGAGGATGGTACAAGGAGAGGGGTTTCGTGGGGTACGGGGAGAGAGGTTTCGGCTCCCTCTAAGAACATGTAATATCTTGAATCCTTTTATCTTTCAGACTCTGTGAGAGATCTTTTTTTACAATCTTACGTTATGATATCTtgcttttttaattatatatcactTAAAATCAACCTGACTGATGAATAACTACAGCTCTGAAGAAAAAAGACGGAAGGAGGAAGCACAAGTGCGTGTATTATTatactctctcttcttcaagccTCAGAGATTGTGTATTTAAAAATGCATGGTCTTGGTTTTTGCAGCTGAGAAGGGAGAGGGAATTCGAGAGACGAAAATCTGAACCCTTGCATAGCAAGTTGGAGAGATTGTGGCTTTTCAACGAGTAATAATAATTACTCATTACAGCATATTTACATCTTATCATGCTCTGCAAACTAAAACTCTATGCTTTTTCAAATATGTGGGTTTATTTTCTTTGGTCATCTTCACAGGAGAATGAATGGTAGAGAGATTGAGAGTATGACTTCCTACTAGGACCTGTGCGGACTTGAATTTCAGATACGACATGCTTTGATCGGTGTTATGGAACAAATGACGAGACCAAGACTGGAAAATATGGGAAGGCAAGGCAAAGAGGTATAGATTTATCAATGTTTACCTCCGCATATATCCTTGAGAAACAGATTCGATTTCCTCCGTATCACAATGGAAAAGTATAAGGCTTTTTTTACTCACACAAAAGAGGACACTTGCATTAGGCTGTGGAAGAGAAGATGAAGCCgcagaagaggagaagagatgtgaagaaGCAACAGGTGAGAGTGCTCTGCGATTTCTGCGGATCATCCAGCAGCAGCAGGTAGCTCTCACAATAACACACATTTTGAAGAACAACGGTTCtcttttctagggttttcttgtgttgaATTACTTATTTCCTGCATTTTGATCTCTTTCCAGATATGAACAATGTCTacataaaaagaagatgaatcacTGGTTCGTttacatatacacatatatcCTTTCAAAGTTATGAACCTTTTagatttttctctgttttttttgtactCACATCATTGTTTTTACACCTAGTCTTTGGAGAGCAAACTCAAGAGATTACGGCTTTTGACCAGGTAAATATACATTAACTTGTCTCATTTCTTGTTTCCACGGATCGATGTTCATATTAGCTTTCCTTTTTATTCACTCCTAGGAGAATGACTAGTAACAATTTTGACGGTTTGACTTTCACTGAGGTGCAATTGCTGCAATCCCAACTAAAGGAAGCCTTGGACGTCACTGTgattaaaaaaaggtttaataACACAAATTTATAGGAGatcaaaacataatatatatatatatatatatatattacttcttTCTCCTACTACTTATTGAAAGATATTATTGTGATTCTCAAACATCTTGTGGTTATTATATTGTGACATGATAAGATAATGCGGGAAGAGAAAGAAATGGTGCTCAAACAGGTGAATATTTTATAGAGTCCTCCTCTATGACTGACTATTTCACCTGCCctctacaaaatattttatacagtGCTGTTTTGTTAGAATTTCAGAATAATAGAGAGTTACTTGatagaaaaaatagaataaaccAACAAACTTCAATTAGATTATCTCAAATGTGTGTTACAAGAGTTGATATAGAAAGACAATAGGCATATAGCCGTTAGTGCAGAATTAATGGAGATAGTGATATAAGAAGGTCTTCACAGGGAATCTCCTAGGATGAAAATGACCGGTGATCTTGGTTTGACTTCGCTGGGCTCGTCCACCAAGAGT
This genomic window contains:
- the LOC104787844 gene encoding binding partner of ACD11 1-like isoform X1 translates to MSVTDAFIDSDQTHHNILMDSHSTVSGVKTVKISNVSLVVSKKDIKEFFSFSGDIQYVEIRSETQESQVAYVTFKDPQGAETAMLLTGAVIADHRVSITPAVNYELPPEALALESQEHSFNGFSVKKAEDVVNIMVGRGYALGKDAMEKAKAFDDRHNLISNASATIASLDDKMGLSEKLSIGTTVVNEKLRDIDERYQVREITKSALAAAEETAISARTALMANPYVSSGASWFSNAFGAVTKAVKERTENGGEGRKEIIQLDPSSPKDPAVVPVKLG
- the LOC104787844 gene encoding binding partner of ACD11 1-like isoform X2 gives rise to the protein MSVTDAFIDSDQTHHNILMDSHSTVSGVKTVKISNVSLVVSKKDIKEFFSFSGDIQYVEIRSETQESQVAYVTFKDPQGAETAMLLTGAVIADHRVSITPAVNYELPPEALALESEHSFNGFSVKKAEDVVNIMVGRGYALGKDAMEKAKAFDDRHNLISNASATIASLDDKMGLSEKLSIGTTVVNEKLRDIDERYQVREITKSALAAAEETAISARTALMANPYVSSGASWFSNAFGAVTKAVKERTENGGEGRKEIIQLDPSSPKDPAVVPVKLG
- the LOC104787845 gene encoding ABC transporter I family member 17, whose translation is MPSLWSNESDGLREHLVDVVVSSGSEEPKIRVHDLTRVADDGSRILKGVSIDIPKGMIVGVIGPSGSGKSTFLRSLNRLWEPPESTVFLDGEDITKVDVITLRRRVGMLFQLPVLFQGTVADNVRYGPNLRGEKLNDEEVYKLLSLADLDASFAKKTGAELSVGQAQRVALARTLANEPEVLLLDEPTSALDPISTENIEDVIVRLKKQRGITTVMVSHSIKQIQKVADVVCLVVDGEIVEVLKPSELSHAKHPMAQKFLQLSN